The DNA segment GCTGGCAAGACCTTGCCCACTTCTGCCTAGAAAACGCAAGAGCAGTAGCATCGCAGTGCAGTTTGCTTGCACTGCGATGGGTAAAATCTTTGAATTTCTCTTCATCAAATATCTTTAAGTAGGTCTCCTGCAGTTCGGTAAAAAAGTCTACAAGCCGTTGATAACATTATTATCAAATTAAATCGATTTAGATATGATTGATAGGCACTCTGCTCAAATTTCACCACTAGCTTACTGGTTAAAGTCCTGTTTTAATAATATAAATATCTTTGAATGTTTATTTGATTATTTTGAAATATGAGAAGTGTGTACTAGACTTTGCAAAAGTTGACGCTAACCATTTGTATACGGATAAAATCTCGCGTCCTTACTTGAAACTGCAATCTTACTTAAATCAAAGAGGCTTGAATAAAAAACTAGCAGCATTCTAGACTTAAATTTATTAGTTTAATACACAGGAATACTGCCTTGAACTTTGCAATCCGATTTTGATTTGATTAAAAATGTAGACCCTAGTCTCAACTAATAAAACCTTATTAAAATTGAATCCAAAAAATTAATGATTTAGGTTTACGCTACCTTTGTAAATAAGTGCAGACTTAACTGATAGATTAAACTACAATAGCTAAGTTAAAAGCATTAATCTATGAAAAGTTGACTAGTAATAAAGCTATTAATTGCTTTAGTTAGAAAATCTTATTTAAAAGACTCGATTACATAAACTAAAATATAGAAAATGTCTAAAACAATGTTAGTATAATAACTACTTGTGTTTGATTTCAAATTTATACGGTTAATAGTTAAGTTAATCGACGGTTTTGATTGAAGCTAAAGAGAAAGTTTTTTGGATATTGTTAGCATTACAATATGAAAGCAAAATATATTAATGCCTATGCTGTTAGCAATACTTAACAAGAAACTATTAGCATCAAGGATAAAGAAATTAAATAATTTTTTACAATTCTAAATTATCGCTACATTCTACTATACACAACTAGAAAACTAGAAGATATCTATCATAGATTTAAATAATCTTGTGTGCTGATTTATCAAATAATTAATAAAACATAGTAAAGAATTTAATCTATGCAACATGCATAGTAAAATTTATCTAATCAAAGCTTTAAAATAGTTTAAAACTAAAATATGAAGCCTACAGCTATTAGGTAGAATATATAGATATTATTTTTCTTGTATCTAAACTCTGATCCTGTAAATACTAGTCATATATTTCCTTAAGTTTATTGTAAGCTATGCTCTTTTGCATAAGGTATTTAAAATACAAGATTTGATCTACTATAGACTTAGCAATAAATTAATTTAAGCTATTATTCTTTTCACAAATTTTTACTTGTCATAGTATATTAATTCTTAAGTCAAATTTAATAATTGGGCTTAAAAAAATAACATTTTAAACCCTCAGCAAATCCTATAAATTAAGAGTTAATACTATAAGCCTGACACCAGATCAAATCAATCAGTCAAAAAACCAACCATAACTATGAAGACCAACGCCTAATAGATTCACTCCAATGTAGCAAATAGTAATCACAAAGAGACCTACTACGGCAACTAAAGCGGGACGCCGTCCCTGCCAGCCACGGCTGAGGCGAGTATGTAAATATGCCGCATAAACAAGCCAGCAGATTAATGCCCATGTTTCTTTAGGATCCCAACTCCAGTAACTTCCCCAAGCTTCATTCGCCCACACCGCTCCACTTATAATTCCTACAGTCAACATCAAAAAACCAACAGTTATAGTACGATAACTCAGGCTGTCGAGTTGTTCGTTAGTACTGAGTTGAACAGATCGTAATTGCAATATACCTGAATCAGAGGTGGTAATAGCCTGACGAAAACCTCCACTGCCAATTGAGCTACTACGTAATTCAAAACTCTCACCGCGATACATGACAAGAACAGCCATCGATAACAGTGATCCAATCAACAAAGCGGCATAACTCACCATGATCACGCTTACATGCATTACCAACCAACTGGAGCGCAACGCTGGAACTAAAGGTGTAGCCGATTGCAACTGATCTGGAAGTGCAAAACTGGCGAAAGCTATGCATCCAAGTCCCATTGGCGTCGCGAAGGCTGCCACAATGGGAGATGGCCATGCTCGTTCAACTAACAGTTGGGTCAGAGTGCAGGCCCAAGCGAGAAAGCAGAGTGATTCGTAAAGGTTACTGATCGGGAAATGGCCCGACTGCCACCAACGCAGAATTAGTTGTGCTGTCAAAAACAAATTAGA comes from the Synechococcus sp. M16CYN genome and includes:
- the ccsB gene encoding c-type cytochrome biogenesis protein CcsB, translated to MLNSSFELVTGFGFVAFLLLLIALPIAFWAVSSDSKPSIVRMLVATSNLFLTAQLILRWWQSGHFPISNLYESLCFLAWACTLTQLLVERAWPSPIVAAFATPMGLGCIAFASFALPDQLQSATPLVPALRSSWLVMHVSVIMVSYAALLIGSLLSMAVLVMYRGESFELRSSSIGSGGFRQAITTSDSGILQLRSVQLSTNEQLDSLSYRTITVGFLMLTVGIISGAVWANEAWGSYWSWDPKETWALICWLVYAAYLHTRLSRGWQGRRPALVAVVGLFVITICYIGVNLLGVGLHSYGWFFD